GTGGGCAACTACCTGACCACGCTGGGCCGTACCGCCGAACGGGACCTCGGCCTGCTGGTGGACCTGAAGATGCCGATCAAGGCGCTCTCCGAGACCCTCTGAGCCCCTGCCGTCACAGACCTGCGGTGACCTGGTGGGCGACCGCCATCCAGGCCGCGTGGACCATGAAGGGGATGACCGGCCGGGCGACGGCGCCGGCGTGGACACCGGGCCGCGTGAGACGTCGCCCGCGCCGATGACCTCCGTCGGCGGAGGAACCCGCCCACGGAGGTCATCGGCCATCGGGCGAGCACAATACGCGCCAAACGCGTTAGGCGGAACGAATCTGGGCAGGGTGAAGAACCCCTGTCCGGCTAAGTGACTGACTGGTAGGTTGCGCGATATGGAGTCCCCGAAGCACGCAGGTGACATCGCCGTCGCCGTCTCCAAGGCCTACGGCATCGAGACCATGTTCACCCTGTCCGGCGGGCACGTCTTCCCGCTCTACGACGGGGCGGTCCACGAGGGCATGCCCATCCTTGACGTGCGGCACGAGCAGAGCGCGGTCTTCGCCGCCGAGGCGACCGCCCGGCTGACCCGCAGACCCGGCCTGGCCGTGCTCACGGCCGGACCCGGCGTCACCAACGGGGTCAGCGGCGTGGCCACCGCGCACTTCAACGGCTCCCCGGTCGTGGTCCTGGGCGGCCGGGCGCCGCAGTCGCGCTGGGGCTCGGGCGCGCTGCAGGAGATCGACCACCCGCCGCTGTTCGCTCCCATCACCAAGCTGGCCTTCACCGGCTCCGGCCCCGACTCGGTCGCCGAGGACGTGGAGATGGCCTTCCGCACGGCCCTGGCCCCGCACCGCGGCCCGGTGTTCCTCGACTTCCACATGGACCACCTGTTCGCCGCCGCGCCCCCGCCCGACCACATCACCGAGACGCTGACCCCCTCACCGCTGGAGCCCGACTTCGACGCCCTCGCCGGGATCGCCCGCCTGCTCGCCGAGGCCGAGCGCCCGGTGCTGGTGCTGGGCTCGGACGTGTGGATGGACCGCGCCGAGGAGGTGGCGCGGGCCTTCGCCGAGGAGTTCCGCCTGCCGGTCATCCCCAACGGCCAGGGTCGCGGCATCCTGCCCGCCGGGCACGAGCTGCTGGTCACCCGGGCGCGCGGGCTCGCACTCACCCAGGCCGACCTGGTGATCGTCGCGGGCGCCCCGATGGACTTCCGCCTCGGCTACGGCTGGTTCGGCGGCAAGGACGGCGCCCCGCTCGCCAAGGTCGTCCACCTGGCCGACGCGCCGTCGCAGCTCACCACGCACATCGAGCCCTCCGGCGTCGCCGCCGGCGACCTGTCGCTGGTCTTCTGGGGGCTGGGTACGGCCTGCGAGCAGGCCGGCGTGTCGCCCGCGACCTACGCGCCGTGGCTGACGAAGCTGTCGGAGGCGGCGGCCTCGGCCATCGCCTCCGACGCCGAACTGCTAGCCTCCGACGCCGATCCGATCCACCCGATGCGGATCTACGGCGAGCTGGCCAAGATCCTCGCCGACGACGCCGTGGTGATCGGCGACGGCGGCGACTTCGTCTCCTACGCGGGCAAATACGTCGAGCCCCAGAAGCCCGGCAACTGGCTCGACCCGGGCCCGTACGGCTGCCTGGGCACCGGCCTGGGCTACGCCATCGCCGCCCGGGTGGCCCGGCCCTCCTCCCAGGTAGTGCTGCTGCTCGGCGACGGCGCGGCCGGCTTCTCGCTGATGGACGTGGACACGCTCGTACGGCACCGCCTGCCGGTGGTGATGATCTGCGGCAACAACGGCATGTGGGGGCTGGAGAAGCACCCCATGCAGATGCTCTACGGCTACGACGTGGCCGCCGAGCTCCAGCCGCAGTGCCGCTACGACCAGGTGGTGACCGCGCTCGGCGGCGGCGGCGAGCTCGTCACCGACCCGTCGCAGATCGGCCCGGCGCTGCGCCGCGCATTCGACTCCGGCGTGCCGTACATGGTCAACATCGCCACCGACCCGTCGATCGCCTACCCCCGCACCACCACCGGCGTCTAGCGGCCCCGGGCCGCTCCCGCGCCACCACCGCCGGCCAGGGGCCGCCGATGGTGGCGCGCCGCCGGGCTAGGAGCTGGGCGTCGGGGACGGGCTCGCGGTCGGGGGCGGCGAGGAGGGCACCGGGCACTTCTCGCTGCCGATGACGATCTCCACCGGCTTCCTGGGGTCCTGCATGGACCCGCCGACCGGGTGCTGCTCGACCACCTTCACGCACTGCGTGTAGTCGATGTCGGCGCTCTCGACGGTCTTCGCCTTCAGACCCGCCTTCTTGAGCTCGCTCTGGGCCGCATCCGGTGTCATGTCCATGACGTTCGGCACCCGCTTCTTCGGCACAGGCGTCGGGGTGGGAGTCGGCGTGGGCGTGGGCGTCGGGGTGGGGGTCGGCGTGGGCGTCGGAGTGGGGGTCGGTGTGCGGGTGACGCGCGACGGCCTGGCGGCCGTCGGGGTGACGATCGGCTTCGGCGTTCTCCGTGTCGCGGTCACGGTGGGCGTCGGCGACTCGCTCACGCTGGGAGAGGGGGAGGTCAACGGGGTTTCCTCCCCCGTGTTGGAGGCCGCCATCCCGTTGATCGCCACGGTGACGAGGCCGACGCACATCACCCCCACCACCGCGGCCGCCGCCAGCACCCCGCCCTTACGCCGCGGCTTCTTCGCGGCGCGACGGCCACGCCCCTGCGGGACCGCCTCGGTGGCCGGGCCGGGCGACGGAGACGTCGCGGGCGGCACGGCCCCCTGCCAACCGGTCTGCGACGGCACGGCCCCCTGCCAGCCGGTCTGCCCTGCGGCGTCGGCGGGCGAGGCGGGCGAGATCGGCGGCAGCGCCCTCGGACCGGTCTCCGGCCCGAGGTTCGCCGCCTGCCTCGCGGCGGTGCTCATCGCGGCGGCGCTGGGGAAACGGCGGGCCGGGTCCTTGGACAGGGCGCGCTCCACCAGCGCCCGGACCGCCGGCGGGATGCGCGGCGGCAGGGGCGGCGGTTCCTCGCGGATGTGCTTGAGCGCGATCGTGACCGGGGTGTCACCGTCGAAAGGCCGCTGCCCGGCCAGACACTCGTAGGCCACCACGCCCAGGGCGTAGATGTCCACGGCGAAGGTGACCGGCGCGCCCTCGGCCTGCTCGGGCGCGCAGTAGGCGGCGGTGCCGAGCACCATGCCCGCGTCGGTCAGTCTGCTGGCCGCGTCCGACCTGGCGATGCCGAAGTCGGTGAGCACGAGCGTGCCGTCGGCGCGCACCAGCAGGTTGCCGGGCTTGATGTCGCGGTGGACGATGCCCTGGTCATGCACCGCCTGCATGGCCGAGGCCGCCTGCGCGATGAGCTCCATCGCGGGACCGGGAGCGATGCTCCCCAGCCGTCCGAGCAGCCGGTCCAGCGGCTCCCCGTCGACGAACTTCATTACCAGGTATGCCGTCGCCCCCGCGCCGGGCACCTCGTGAATCCCGTAGTCGTAGACGTCGACGACCCCGGGATGGTTGATCGTGGCCATCGCCCGGGCCTCGCCCTGGAAGCGCACCAGGAAGCCCGGAGCGTCGGTACGGCCCGGAAGCAGCACCTTGACGGCGACGGTGCGGGCCAGGACGATGTCCTCACCTCGCCACACTTCGCCCATACCGCCGGCGCCGATGCGGGTATCCAAGCGATACCGCCCCGCCAGCGTCGTGCCTTGGGCCACCATGACTCCCCCGTAACCCTCTCCGTTCCCGCCCCAGGGCTCTCCAACAAAGCGGATTTGTATCGCATCGACGTCACGACGACGTAACGGACCCCTGCGAGCCGCATGCCCCACAAACAAGACGCGTGCCGTAGCATCGCACAAAACTCAGCACTTTTAGGTGCACTTGTATAGGTTGCATCCCTTTACGGCAGGGGCGTCGGTGATCACCGGTGATGTCGATTGGCGCCGGGCCACCACAACGGCGGCGACCACAGGTCCGCGACCAGACTCCGTCGTTCAAAGATCCCTAAAGGTAGGCATGCAAAGCCTAAATCTACTCACAGAAGAGCGGTGTTCCATCCGTCCGGGAGGGGCCGGCGGGCGAGGGCCTCAGCCGCTCACCGAACCGTGCTCCACGCAGCGCGCCGACCACCCGCCGGGGGTCACCTGGACCACCATCCGGCGGCGGCAGCGGGCGCAGTAGCGCGGCGGCTCCATCGTCCTCGCGGCGAGACAGCCCGCGTGGTCGCCCTCGGTGGCCGGACGGCCACAGTGATCGCAGTAGGAGGTCACGGGATCACCCTATGCTGACGGCCATGACGCTCACTCCCGGTCTGCGCGCCCAGCTCCTCATCATGGTCGAGAGGGGGGACACCGCGACGAAGATCGGCAGTGGAGACGTTCCCGTGCTGGCCACCCCTCGCGTGCTGGCCCTCGCCGAGCAGGCCACCGTCCAGGCGGTCACCGGTGCCCTGGACCCCGGCCAGACGTCCGTGGGCACCAAGGTCGCCCTGGAACACCTGGCGGCCAGCCCGGTGGGCACCCACGTCGAGGTCACCGCCGAGCTCACCGAGGTCGACGGCCGCCGCCTGGTCTTCGCCTTCACCGCCCGCGACCGGCACACCACCGTCGCGACCGGCACGATCGAGCGTGTGGTCGTCGACCGCGAACGCTTCCTCGCCAGGCTCTCCCGCTGACCGCCCAACCCGTCCACCGCCCTCATCCGTCCTCCCGGACACCGCCGGGCCGATCCGCGCACACGACGCTCTCCCGCCCCTTCCGGTATGGCGAGAGCCCGCGCGGCGGCACGGCGCCCGGCCGGACTACTCGATGACCGCGATGAGGTCGCCCTCCTGGATGACGTCACCCTCGGCGACCTTGAGCTCGGCGATCACACCGTCGTCCTCGGCGATGACAGGGATCTCCATCTTCATCGACTCAAGGATGACCAGGGTGTCGCCGTCCTCGACGGTGTCGCCCTGGGCGACCAGGACTTTCCAGACATTAGCCACCATCTCGGCGCGTACCTCAGCCACCGGACACTCCCATCAATCGCTGTGATCCAACTGTGCCAGACCGGCCTGCTCATGCCCTCATGCGAGCCACAAGTCCGGTGTCGTAGTTACCGCCGACGAACTCGGGGTGCTCCAGCAGCTCCACGCAGAACGGCAGGTTGCTCTTGGGGCCCGTGACCGTGAAGTCCGCCACGGCCCGCCGGGCGCGCTCCAGAGCCTCGGCCCGCGTCTCCCCGTACACGCACAGCTTGGCCATGAGCGGGTCGTAGAACGGCGTGACCGTGTTCCCGTCCGTGTAACCGGAATCCACCCGGACGCCCTCACCCGACGGCTCCACCCAGAAATCGATCTTCCCCGGTCCCGGGAAGAACCGCTTGGGGTCCTCGGCGTAGACCCGGAACTCGATCGCGTGACCGTGTGCGACCTGCGGGGGCACCGTCTCCTCGCCCGCGGCGATGCGCAGCTGCTGCTCGACGAGGTCCACGCCGGTGACCAGCTCGGTCACCGGATGCTCCACCTGGAGCCGGGTGTTCATCTCCAGGAACACGAAGTCCTGACGGTCGGCGTCCACCAGGCACTCCACGGTCCCGGCGCCGAGATACCCGACGGCCTCGCCCGCGCGCACGGCGGCGGCCAGCATGCGCTCCCGCAGCTCCGGGGTGATGCCGGGGGACGGCGTCTCCTCCACGATCTTCTGGTGGCGGCGCTGCACCGAGCAGTCACGCTCGCCCAGCGCGACCACCGTGCCGTCCGCGAGGCCGAGGATCTGCACCTCGACGTGACGAGCACGCTCGATATAGCGTTCCAGCAGGATCGCGGACGTCCCACCGAACCGCGAGGCGGCCCTGGACGCCTGCTCGAAGGCCTTGGCCAGCCCGGCCTCGTCACGGGCGACGCCCATCCCGATGCCGCCCCCGCCGCCCGCCGTCTTGACCATGACCGGATAGCCGATCCCGGCGGCGGCCACCACGGCCTCCTCCAGTCCGGTGACCGGCTCGCGGGTCCCGGCGGCCACGGGCACACCCGCCGCCTCCATCAGGTTCCGGGCGTTGATCTTGTCGCCCATCCGCTCGATCGCTTCGGGCGAGGGTCCGATCCAGGTCATGCCCGCGTCGATGACGGACCGGGCGAACCCGGCGTTCTCCGAGAAGAACCCGTAGCCCGGGTGAACGGCCTGAGCACCCGACTCGCGAGCGGCCTCAAGCACCTTGGCGGCGTCGAGGTAGCTCTGCGCCGGATTGGCCGGCCCCAGGAAGACCGCCTCGTCCGCCTCCCGGACGAACGGCAGGTCCGCGTCGGCCTCGGAATACACCGCGATGGCCCGTAGTCCCATGCGCTGGACCGTGCGGATGATTCGCCGTGCGATTTCGCCACGGTTCGCTATCAGAACAGACTCGAACACGTTGGTGGCCCCCTTTCGACCGCTCCACCTTATGAC
Above is a genomic segment from Streptosporangium album containing:
- a CDS encoding acetolactate synthase, with amino-acid sequence MESPKHAGDIAVAVSKAYGIETMFTLSGGHVFPLYDGAVHEGMPILDVRHEQSAVFAAEATARLTRRPGLAVLTAGPGVTNGVSGVATAHFNGSPVVVLGGRAPQSRWGSGALQEIDHPPLFAPITKLAFTGSGPDSVAEDVEMAFRTALAPHRGPVFLDFHMDHLFAAAPPPDHITETLTPSPLEPDFDALAGIARLLAEAERPVLVLGSDVWMDRAEEVARAFAEEFRLPVIPNGQGRGILPAGHELLVTRARGLALTQADLVIVAGAPMDFRLGYGWFGGKDGAPLAKVVHLADAPSQLTTHIEPSGVAAGDLSLVFWGLGTACEQAGVSPATYAPWLTKLSEAAASAIASDAELLASDADPIHPMRIYGELAKILADDAVVIGDGGDFVSYAGKYVEPQKPGNWLDPGPYGCLGTGLGYAIAARVARPSSQVVLLLGDGAAGFSLMDVDTLVRHRLPVVMICGNNGMWGLEKHPMQMLYGYDVAAELQPQCRYDQVVTALGGGGELVTDPSQIGPALRRAFDSGVPYMVNIATDPSIAYPRTTTGV
- a CDS encoding serine/threonine protein kinase, whose product is MDTRIGAGGMGEVWRGEDIVLARTVAVKVLLPGRTDAPGFLVRFQGEARAMATINHPGVVDVYDYGIHEVPGAGATAYLVMKFVDGEPLDRLLGRLGSIAPGPAMELIAQAASAMQAVHDQGIVHRDIKPGNLLVRADGTLVLTDFGIARSDAASRLTDAGMVLGTAAYCAPEQAEGAPVTFAVDIYALGVVAYECLAGQRPFDGDTPVTIALKHIREEPPPLPPRIPPAVRALVERALSKDPARRFPSAAAMSTAARQAANLGPETGPRALPPISPASPADAAGQTGWQGAVPSQTGWQGAVPPATSPSPGPATEAVPQGRGRRAAKKPRRKGGVLAAAAVVGVMCVGLVTVAINGMAASNTGEETPLTSPSPSVSESPTPTVTATRRTPKPIVTPTAARPSRVTRTPTPTPTPTPTPTPTPTPTPTPTPTPVPKKRVPNVMDMTPDAAQSELKKAGLKAKTVESADIDYTQCVKVVEQHPVGGSMQDPRKPVEIVIGSEKCPVPSSPPPTASPSPTPSS
- the bsaP gene encoding biotin synthase auxiliary protein BsaP, with translation MTSYCDHCGRPATEGDHAGCLAARTMEPPRYCARCRRRMVVQVTPGGWSARCVEHGSVSG
- a CDS encoding thioesterase family protein, which gives rise to MTLTPGLRAQLLIMVERGDTATKIGSGDVPVLATPRVLALAEQATVQAVTGALDPGQTSVGTKVALEHLAASPVGTHVEVTAELTEVDGRRLVFAFTARDRHTTVATGTIERVVVDRERFLARLSR
- a CDS encoding biotin/lipoyl-binding carrier protein, which codes for MAEVRAEMVANVWKVLVAQGDTVEDGDTLVILESMKMEIPVIAEDDGVIAELKVAEGDVIQEGDLIAVIE
- a CDS encoding acetyl-CoA carboxylase biotin carboxylase subunit encodes the protein MFESVLIANRGEIARRIIRTVQRMGLRAIAVYSEADADLPFVREADEAVFLGPANPAQSYLDAAKVLEAARESGAQAVHPGYGFFSENAGFARSVIDAGMTWIGPSPEAIERMGDKINARNLMEAAGVPVAAGTREPVTGLEEAVVAAAGIGYPVMVKTAGGGGGIGMGVARDEAGLAKAFEQASRAASRFGGTSAILLERYIERARHVEVQILGLADGTVVALGERDCSVQRRHQKIVEETPSPGITPELRERMLAAAVRAGEAVGYLGAGTVECLVDADRQDFVFLEMNTRLQVEHPVTELVTGVDLVEQQLRIAAGEETVPPQVAHGHAIEFRVYAEDPKRFFPGPGKIDFWVEPSGEGVRVDSGYTDGNTVTPFYDPLMAKLCVYGETRAEALERARRAVADFTVTGPKSNLPFCVELLEHPEFVGGNYDTGLVARMRA